In Balaenoptera acutorostrata chromosome 19, mBalAcu1.1, whole genome shotgun sequence, the following proteins share a genomic window:
- the NPAS1 gene encoding neuronal PAS domain-containing protein 1 isoform X2: MAAPYPSSGGGGEVRCGGGRGGSVPWDFLPGFVVKTPPGPCLQAQRKEKSRNAARSRRGKENLEFFELAKLLPLPGAISSQLDKASIVRLSVTYLRLRRFAALGAPPWGLRSAGPQTGLAPGRRGPVALVSEVFEQHLGGHILQSLDGFVFALNQEGKFLYISETVSIYLGLSQVELTGSSLFDYIHPGDHSEVLEQLGLRAPTPGPPTPPSVPSSSSSSSSSSSLADTPEIEASPTEVPPSSRVQERSFFIRMKSTLTKRGLHVKASGYKVIHVTGRLRARALGLVALGHTLPPAPLAELPLHGHMIVFRLSLGLTILACESRVSDHMDLGPSELVGRSCYQFVHGQDATRIRQSHLDPRRGLRVAAVRGHRGREREEPWRAPRALGQLRAQSSRGGPDTSGRLPASGQRGP, translated from the exons ATGGCGGCCCCCTACCCCAGCAGTGGCGGTGGAGGCGAGGTCAGGTGCGGGGGAGGTCGCGGCGGCAGCGTCCCTTGGGACTTTCTGCCGGGGTTCGTGGTCAAGACCCCGCCCGGACCCTG CCTGCAGGCGCAGCGCAAGGAGAAGTCCCGTAACGCGGCGCGCTCGCGGCGCGGAAAAGAGAACCTGGAGTTCTTCGAGCTGGCCAAGCTACTCCCGCTGCCCGGAGCCATCTCCAGCCAGCTGGACAAGGCGTCCATCGTGCGCCTCAGCGTCACCTACCTCCGCCTGCGCCGCTTCGCCGCTCTCGGGGCGCCGCCCTGGGGGTTGAGGTCCGCGGGGCCGCAGACTGGCCTAG ccccaggccgcAGGGGCCCCGTGGCGCTGGTCTCCGAAGTCTTCGAGCAGCACCTGGGAGGACACATCCTGCAG TCCCTGGACGGCTTCGTGTTTGCCTTGAACCAGGAAGGGAAGTTCCTCTACATCTCAGAGACAGTCTCCATTTATCTGGGTCTCTCACAG GTGGAGCTGACGGGCAGCAGCCTCTTCGACTACATTCATCCGGGGGATCACTCCGAGGTGCTGGAGCAACTGGGGTTGCGGGCCCCGACCCCcgggccccccaccccgccctccgtcccctcctcttcctcctcctcctcatcgtCCTCCTCGCTTGCGGATACCCCTGAGATCG AGGCCAGCCCCACCGAGGTGCCCCCCTCCTCCCGGGTCCAGGAGCGGTCCTTCTTCATCCGCATGAAATCCACCCTCACCAAGAGGGGGCTGCATGTCAAGGCCTCAGGGTACAAG GTCATCCATGTGACCGGTCGCCTTCGGGCCCGCGCCCTGGGCCTTGTGGCCCTTGGCCACACGTTGCCCCCGGCCCCACTGGCTGAGCTGCCGCTGCACGGACACATGATCGTCTTCCGACTCAGCCTGGGTCTCACCATCCTTGCTTGTGAGAGCAG AGTCAGCGACCACATGGACCTGGGGCCCTCGGAGCTAGTGGGCCGCAGCTGCTACCAGTTTGTCCACGGGCAGGATGCAACCAGGATCCGCCAAAGCCACCTGGACC CGCGCCGGGGGCTTCGTGTGGCTGCAGTCCGTGGCCACCGTGGCCGTGAGCGGGAAGAGCCCTGGAGAGC